A window of the Phycicoccus sp. M110.8 genome harbors these coding sequences:
- a CDS encoding 1-aminocyclopropane-1-carboxylate deaminase — MSIDDFERYPLTFGPSPVHRLDRLTAHLGGAQVWAKREDCNSGLAFGGNKTRKLEYIVPDVLASGADTLVSIGGYQSNHTRQVAAVAAKLGLKCRLVQEKWVDWDDPVNDRVGNILLSRIMGADSRLDPHGFDIGIRTSWEDALREVEEAGGTPYGIPAGASEHPLGGLGFANWAYEVAEQERELGVFFDTVVVCTVTGSTHAGMVAGFAALEDAGGRPRRVIGIDASATLEKTRAQVDRIARHTASLIGLERELRDEEVTVLEGWAGDLYGIPVESTVEAILLSGRLEGMILDPVYEGKSMAGLVDLVTSGEIGRDSTVLYAHLGGQPALNAYSGIFPFSS, encoded by the coding sequence GTGAGCATCGACGACTTCGAGCGGTACCCGCTCACCTTCGGGCCCAGCCCGGTGCACCGGCTCGACCGGCTCACCGCACACCTCGGGGGCGCGCAGGTGTGGGCCAAGCGCGAGGACTGCAACAGCGGCCTCGCGTTCGGGGGCAACAAGACCCGCAAGCTGGAGTACATCGTCCCCGACGTGCTCGCCTCGGGCGCCGACACGCTCGTCTCCATCGGCGGCTACCAGTCCAACCACACCCGGCAGGTCGCGGCCGTCGCTGCGAAGCTCGGCCTGAAGTGCCGCCTCGTGCAGGAGAAGTGGGTGGACTGGGACGACCCGGTCAACGACAGGGTCGGCAACATCCTGCTGTCGCGGATCATGGGCGCCGACAGCCGGCTCGACCCGCACGGCTTCGACATCGGCATCCGCACCTCGTGGGAGGACGCCCTGCGCGAGGTCGAGGAGGCGGGTGGCACGCCGTACGGCATCCCGGCGGGTGCGTCGGAGCACCCGCTCGGGGGCCTTGGATTCGCGAACTGGGCGTACGAGGTGGCCGAGCAGGAGCGCGAGCTCGGCGTCTTCTTCGACACCGTCGTCGTCTGCACGGTGACGGGCTCGACGCACGCCGGGATGGTCGCGGGGTTCGCGGCCCTCGAGGACGCCGGCGGCCGCCCCCGACGCGTCATCGGCATCGACGCCTCGGCGACGCTGGAGAAGACCCGCGCCCAGGTCGACCGCATCGCGCGCCACACGGCGTCGCTGATCGGCCTCGAGCGCGAGCTGCGCGACGAGGAGGTGACCGTGCTCGAGGGATGGGCCGGCGACCTCTACGGCATCCCGGTCGAGTCCACCGTCGAGGCGATCCTGCTCAGCGGGCGGCTCGAGGGGATGATTCTCGACCCCGTCTACGAGGGGAAGTCGATGGCCGGCCTCGTCGACCTGGTGACCTCCGGCGAGATCGGCAGGGACTCGACCGTCCTCTACGCCCACCTCGGCGGCCAGCCGGCCCTCAACGCGTACTCCGGGATCTTCCCCTTCTCGTCGTGA